Proteins encoded by one window of Dioscorea cayenensis subsp. rotundata cultivar TDr96_F1 chromosome 6, TDr96_F1_v2_PseudoChromosome.rev07_lg8_w22 25.fasta, whole genome shotgun sequence:
- the LOC120263335 gene encoding uncharacterized protein LOC120263335, which translates to MDIDPFWDKWNAASIVALLIGPVTLVMMIILERVALRWSALWLPCWRSMHPLWILVFRSCAALCMSWFLYYRIVLLDGIFAFYYYTQWTFVLVIIYFVIGACISAHGCWIYSKYHPPDNEEAKGLLEGDLEENCSIKLTYRSKQNRSMPKLQRYLEEEKHQNAGFWGYVMQAIYQASAGAVVLTDIVFWGLLVPLFIR; encoded by the exons ATGGATATCGATCCATTTTGGGATAAGTGGAATGCGGCGTCCATTGTTGCCCTACTTATCGGCCCTGTTACGCTGGTGATGATGATTATATTGGAAAGGGTTGCGTTGAGATGGTCGGCGTTGTGGCTCCCGTGCTGGAGATCGATGCATCCGTTGTGGATTTTGGTGTTCAGAAGCTGTGCGGCGTTGTGTATGTCATGGTTTCTTTACTACAGGATTGTTCTTCTCGATGGGATCTTCGCTTTCTACTACTATACTCA GTGGACGTTTGTATTAGTCATCATCTATTTTGTG ATTGGTGCATGCATTTCTGCTCATGGATGTTGGATCTATTCAAAATATCATCCTCCTGACAATGAGGAGGCCAAAGGACTTCTGGagggggatcttgaagaaaatTGTTCTATAAAATTGACTTACAGATCAAAACAAAACAGGAGCATGCCCAAACTGCAAAGATATCTTGAAGAAGAGAAACACCAAAATGCTGGCTTTTGGGGGTATGTCATGCAAGCTATTTATCAG GCCAGTGCAG